From one Lotus japonicus ecotype B-129 chromosome 3, LjGifu_v1.2 genomic stretch:
- the LOC130744110 gene encoding uncharacterized protein LOC130744110, whose protein sequence is MGKWSNGVWNWEFKWRRRLRGREVQWLEEMLGELRAGQHLEDEDPVFKQVWLTPVPSNTKAFIWRLLRDRVQTRENLCKRRVLARGVATMCPLCLQEEESSTHLFLRCAATSPIWYACSGWLGFRTGEAFESDQILELAQLRVWQWLRVKIDGFSYSLFEWKENPGVCILSL, encoded by the exons ATGGGGAAGTGGTCCAATGGGGTGTGGAACTGGGAATTTAAATGGCGTAGGAGGCTTAGGGGGAGGGAGGTGCAATGGTTGGAGGAAATGCTAGGGGAGTTAAGGGCG GGACAACACTTGGAGGATGAAGATCCTGTGTTCAAACAGGTATGGTTGACTCCAGTACCTTCGAACACTAAAGCGTTCATTTGGCGTTTACTGAGGGACAGGGTGCAAACACGGGAGAACTTATGCAAGAGGCGCGTCCTTGCAAGGGGAGTGGCTACCATGTGCCCTCTGTGTTTACAAGAGGAGGAATCTAGTACGCACCTATTTCTTCGATGTGCTGCTACAAGTCCAATTTGGTATGCTTGTTCGGGCTGGCTCGGGTTTCGGACG GGAGAAGCTTTTGAGAGTGATCAGATTCTGGAACTGGCACAGCTGAGAGTATGGCAGTGGCTAAGGGTGAAAATAGATGGTTTCAGTTACTCTTTGTTTGAATGGAAGGAGAATCCAGGTGTGTGCATCTTATCCCTTTAA